The following are encoded together in the Diachasmimorpha longicaudata isolate KC_UGA_2023 chromosome 3, iyDiaLong2, whole genome shotgun sequence genome:
- the LOC135160950 gene encoding integral membrane protein 2B has translation MTVITKAMLEKKSTDKMEQPLVVDESTENKGDPEAQRPPRDMAGHYLILRRIRPNLGPNSMTLYCLLFTALLGMSIGVIGGVYIYKRYAREQMHRFRTGWYSIPYERMDNKLPLLSDALAAGIPPDSDLFKTLARDTEREALVLEKSAENNIRNFFQESLEMDFENQHEEIDVPDFRGGRQGRFIHDFNINLTGIIDLDSHSCFVMPLNRQRVLPPKNMYDLLDRMSNGDYEVNTEVVRETMRATIPPISDRSSVGTYIARECKHMPIYQLEKISNSNNGIVKRSVDGVLFGQFAGNNIVEYDISNIGEVLEKASAK, from the exons GAAAACAAAGGGGATCCAGAGGCTCAACGTCCCCCACGAGACATGGCCGGGCATTATCTGATTCTCCGTAGGATCAGACCAAATCTTGGACCGAATTCAATGACACTCTATTGTCTGTTATTCACCGCACTACTTGGCATGAGCATCGGTGTCATCGGTGGTGTTTATATCTACAAGCGTTATGCAAGAGAACAAATGCATAGATTCAGAACTGGCTGGTACAGCATTCCTTACGAACGAATGGACAACAAGCTACCATTGTTGAGTGATGCATTGGCTGCTGGAATACCACCTGACAGTGACCTATTCAAAACTCTTGCACGTGACACAGAAAGGGAGGCACTGGTGCTTGAAAAATCAgctgaaaataatattcgtaATTTCTTCCAAGAGAGCTTGGAAATGGATTTTGAGAATCAACATGAGGAAATTGATGTTCCGGATTTCAGGGGAGGACGACAGGGGCGATTCATTCATGATTTCAATATT AACCTCACAGGAATTATCGACCTTGATAGTCACTCCTGCTTTGTCATGCCGTTGAACAGACAGCGAGTTCTCCCTCCGAAGAACATGTACGATCTACTCGATAGGATGAGCAACG GAGACTACGAGGTAAACACTGAAGTAGTCAGGGAGACTATGAGGGCAACAATTCCACCCATCAGTGATCGATCATCAGTGGGAACTTACATTGCTCGAGAGTGCAAGCACATGCCAATTTATCAGTTGGAGAAAATCAGTAACTCCAACAATG GAATTGTCAAACGCAGTGTTGACGGTGTTCTCTTCGGTCAATTCGCAGGAAATAACATCGTCGAATACGACATCTCCAACATTGGCGAGGTCTTGGAAAAAGCCTCAGCAAAATAA
- the LOC135160953 gene encoding dentin sialophosphoprotein-like isoform X1 encodes MARYSSDSDSDRSGKYRKKHYRRSRSSSSDSSDSSSYRKRSSKYSKSRRHRRSRSKSRDNQRSSKSYKTSGGSSRDRDRHRHKSLDRNKKKTRSASREKSTSRSSSSQSYVKTTTEKNINTLAKGFLGFSLADEFAIEPRINPNVLDEINASGFTQKQFTSSAQSKEKKPNKNIVIGIASDAIQVPLTATTPAAIYESIFHTSIMMDQDARFDRWVKKLFNLRQKAITELSSTITSQ; translated from the exons ATGGCGAGGTACTCGAGTGACTCCGATTCAGATCGGAGtggaaaatatagaaaaaagcATTATAGGAGATCAAG ATCCAGCAGCTCTGACTCCAGCGACAGTTCCTCCTACCGTAAACGATCCTCCAAATATTCAAAATCACGAAGACACCGACGCTCTCGCTCGAAAAGCCGGGATAATCAAAGATCCTCAAAAAGTTACAAGACGTCTGGAGGGAGCTCAAGGGATAGGGATAGGCACAGACATAAATCCCTTGAtaggaataagaaaaaaacgaGATCTGCGTCGAGGGAAAAATCCACGAGTAGATCCAGCAGTTCTCAGTCTTACGTCAAAACGACCACCGAGAAGAACATTAATACTCTGGCGAAAG GATTTCTGGGATTTTCACTTGCAGATGAGTTTGCCATCGAGCCAAGAATAAATCCGAACGTTCTGGATGAAATCAATGCATCGGGCTTCACTCAAAAGCAGTTTACGTCATCGGCGCAGAGCAAAGAGAAGAAGccaaacaaaaatattgtgatTGGTATAGCTAGTGATGCTATTCAAGTACCTCTAACTGCGACAACCCCCGCAGCGATTTATGAGAGCATTTTTCACACTTCT ATTATGATGGATCAAGACGCCCGTTTTGATAGATGGGTAAAAAAACTGTTCAACTTGCGACAGAAAGCTATAACAGAATTATCATCGACCATTACATCTCagtaa
- the LOC135160953 gene encoding U4/U6.U5 small nuclear ribonucleoprotein 27 kDa protein-like isoform X2 — translation MARYSSDSDSDRSGKYRKKHYRRSRSSSSDSSDSSSYRKRSSKYSKSRRHRRSRSKSRDNQRSSKSYKTSGGSSRDRDRHRHKSLDRNKKKTRSASREKSTSRSSSSQSYVKTTTEKNINTLAKDEFAIEPRINPNVLDEINASGFTQKQFTSSAQSKEKKPNKNIVIGIASDAIQVPLTATTPAAIYESIFHTSIMMDQDARFDRWVKKLFNLRQKAITELSSTITSQ, via the exons ATGGCGAGGTACTCGAGTGACTCCGATTCAGATCGGAGtggaaaatatagaaaaaagcATTATAGGAGATCAAG ATCCAGCAGCTCTGACTCCAGCGACAGTTCCTCCTACCGTAAACGATCCTCCAAATATTCAAAATCACGAAGACACCGACGCTCTCGCTCGAAAAGCCGGGATAATCAAAGATCCTCAAAAAGTTACAAGACGTCTGGAGGGAGCTCAAGGGATAGGGATAGGCACAGACATAAATCCCTTGAtaggaataagaaaaaaacgaGATCTGCGTCGAGGGAAAAATCCACGAGTAGATCCAGCAGTTCTCAGTCTTACGTCAAAACGACCACCGAGAAGAACATTAATACTCTGGCGAAAG ATGAGTTTGCCATCGAGCCAAGAATAAATCCGAACGTTCTGGATGAAATCAATGCATCGGGCTTCACTCAAAAGCAGTTTACGTCATCGGCGCAGAGCAAAGAGAAGAAGccaaacaaaaatattgtgatTGGTATAGCTAGTGATGCTATTCAAGTACCTCTAACTGCGACAACCCCCGCAGCGATTTATGAGAGCATTTTTCACACTTCT ATTATGATGGATCAAGACGCCCGTTTTGATAGATGGGTAAAAAAACTGTTCAACTTGCGACAGAAAGCTATAACAGAATTATCATCGACCATTACATCTCagtaa